A window of Flavobacterium psychrophilum genomic DNA:
TTGGCACGTACAATCGAAAAGCTGGAAGGCTATGCCGAAAACCCTCAGCCTACTACTGTGCTTGTATTCGCGTACAAATATAAAACGCTAGATAAGCGTAAAAAAGTGACTAAGCTGCTTGAGAAAAAAGGCGTTGTTTACGAAAGTAAAAAAATGTACGATAATCAGGTAGGCGACTGGATTAAGCGGGTGCTTTCCGGTAAAGGTTATACTATAGAACCTAAAGCGGCTGCAATGCTGGTTGAATTTTTAGGTACTGATTTAAGCAAGATCAACAATGAACTGGAGAAGCTTATGATCATTCTTCCTCAGGGGAGTACAATTACGGCGCATGTCATAGAAGAGAATATTGGTATTAGTAAAGATTATAATGTGTTTGAGTTGCGAAAAGCTATTGGTGAACGTGATCAGCTTAAAGCGTATAAAATTGCCGACTACTTTTCGCAGAATCCAAAGGATAATCCACTCGTAATGACGGTAGGTTTAGTATTTGGTTTCTTTTCGCAGCTATTGCAATATCATGGGCTGAAAGACAGAAATCCGTCTAACGTAGCCAAGATATTAAAGGTGAATCCTTACTTTGTTAAAGATTATGATATCGCTCTTCGTAATTATCCTATGAAAAAGGTAAGTGCCATAGTAGCAACGTTACGCGATGTTGATGTAAAGAGCAAAGGGGTGGGGGCGAACGCTATTTCGCAGGCTGACCTCTTGAAAGAGATGCTGGTAAAGATTTTTAATTAAACTTTTTAATCACGATATTTGCAGGCTAAAACCGGAAAAGAAGATGGGAATGAATAAAAATACCATTTTAGGATGGGCTACATTTATAATGATACTTATGGGGCTGCTGCTTATAGCACTTGGCGCTTTTAGATATAATGATATTGCCGGATATGGCTTTGCTGCAGTAGGTATTGGTTTTTTTGCCATTGCCTGGGTCTTTAGTTCTTTAAAAGGC
This region includes:
- a CDS encoding DNA polymerase III subunit delta; protein product: MDEVSKIVNEIKQGNIKPIYFFMGEEPYYIDRLTEYIENNILTEEEKGFNQMVLYGKDVTIEDVISNAKRYPMMADRQVVIVKEAQELARTIEKLEGYAENPQPTTVLVFAYKYKTLDKRKKVTKLLEKKGVVYESKKMYDNQVGDWIKRVLSGKGYTIEPKAAAMLVEFLGTDLSKINNELEKLMIILPQGSTITAHVIEENIGISKDYNVFELRKAIGERDQLKAYKIADYFSQNPKDNPLVMTVGLVFGFFSQLLQYHGLKDRNPSNVAKILKVNPYFVKDYDIALRNYPMKKVSAIVATLRDVDVKSKGVGANAISQADLLKEMLVKIFN